The sequence below is a genomic window from Nakaseomyces glabratus chromosome F, complete sequence.
actacaactacaacatATTACATAAAGAGTAGCAAGGAACATGGCGGGCAAAGCTACTAAGAAACAAGCTGCTTCCAATAGCAATACTTTGAACACTCTGCACAAAGTTGCTGGACCCGTGCTGGTCTTAGCGTTCTTGAGGACAGTACTGGGCTCTAACAACACATATATCAAGTTTGTGATGTTCAATTTGCCAATGTGTGCATGCCTTTACATTTTGGAGAAGACTGGTAGGCCGCAATATGACAGCAAGGGGAAAGTTGTGCGTGAAGGTATGGACTTGAGCCAAGCTGGTGGTATGACTGAGTACATGTTTGATTTGATCTATCTGAGTATCATTGCCAATGTTGGTAGAATTATCTTCAATACCAACAAATGGTGGTACTTGCTGCTCTTGTGCCCAATCTACGTCGGCTACAAGCTATACTCCTTGAAGCAGCAATACTTTGGATCTACCCCAGGACCAGTCATCCCAGACAAGATGCCTGAAGAAACTAAGTCCAAGAGACAAATGAAAAGAGAGAAGCGTGGTGACGATAAAGTTAAGTACAAATACAGGTAATAGAATTTATGAAACAACTTTCCAACTTTCCAgctatttcaaaaattacatataaaaagaaataatacGAAAGGAAAAACAATTGGAacaatatatacaaaacCAACTTTCTAATACATTTATAACGACACCAGTACGCAAGCCAAAGATCTATCTCGGTAGAACACCAACATCTATACCATTATCCGTAGTTCGATAATCTTTTCTATGGCTCATGAGGTAAAGCAATATCAAATCAATTTGTATGTAGGGGGAAATTCCTTAAAATTCTTCATTCCCATATGCTTGATAAGACCCATCTACTTTAAACAGGCATTGCCTTTAGAACATACAAATATGTATTCTTCACTGAAAACCACAAATGTTGCAATTGGGGATTCTGGATCATAAATGGAGCCTTTTCCACCATTGCGATCTTGTCATCCACATCTTTCCTCAGTTGTTCATTTTGGATATATctcaatttgaaaaaccAAATATAGATTAAGGCACCGATTAACCGACACTTTGTTGGGTATAGAGGTGCAGATAACGCATAGAATATAGCACGTACACTTAGCATGAACACACATGACATCTCGAAATCATGGGCAATACGAAGACATAGTCTATTGCTGCTTTCAATGAAGAATGTAATACTTTGATTCAGAGTTGTTCTAGTCTGTACCGGTATCAACGAGATAAATGGCAGTAAGTTCTCCTTGAAATAGTTAAGGCAGTGGaaaaatgaataaataTGCAAAGAGTTGAGGATGTTCAAGTCTATAAAACCCCCATATGACAAAATGTACAACGATGTGAGAAGCACAAAATATTGTAATGTATCAAGTTCTAGTAGCCTTCTTCGTATGGTTGCAAACTGAAAATCGAGTTGTCCACTTTTTACAAACTGGTATAACACTATACCATATGTGACGGTTAGATACGCCAGGCAGCACCTGTAGTGGTACTGGGTGTTTTTAACACCAAACAACCGCAGATGAATCTTTAGACCATGGTAAAGAACCATAAAATGCCCAAGAAACCAGAAAAACTGAGGTTGTCTTATCCTTGATTGCAACACAGTTAGGAAAGGTGCTACCGATCTTTGTCGAGCCATGTTTATTAAGCTTTGCCCTATAAGTTAAATTTAATTTGCGAGTCAGTTCGGCCTGATCTTCAAAGTTTAGCTATGCTGTTTTCTTCTATATGTAGCCACCAATATATTCTATACTTCCTGCCAAATTTGAATAAGCTAATATGCCACTATCTATCTCATTCATACCTGTTATGAGAAGACTATTGTCTTTCTTCACTTTGTTTTGCTCTATTTGGGTTAAAATTTGAGATATTTCCCTTTTCGGACATATAGGTCACATGACGATCAAGATAATAGTGTACTGGGCAAGAGAACCCATTGTCCATAATTAATGTAGTATAACTCACCTTGTTTTGCTCAATAGTCTTTGCAGTCCAtagtaaatttttattgctAGTAATAGGAACTGAAGACCCAAGTAATTAATATCAGCCtctcaaaaaatttaatagTCTCGATAACAGTATTGCTTCAAAATAGAGCTAACAGAGAAGAAATGCAAATTAATTTAGAAATATAATGCAGAAATATGTAAGATAACAATGCAAGAGTGATTTTATGctaatattttgaatgCTCTCCAATTTTTGGCACATTAAGAATTACTTATGCTGGTACAATCTATAGAAGAATCTCATGTTTTCCAGCTTTAGAGAGTACATAACCTTTGTATCACCACGGTACCAGGTACTGTCGTCTTGTTCTAGTAAATCCCAATCACCTTCTCTATCCTgcttctttgatttttgagATGACGAAGTACCAACAAGAACAGTATCTAGCAAGAATTGTATGGGAAACTTCTTACCGCTTGGCATGGTGATATGAGAGTAACTTCCGGCACTCTCTACAATCAACAACTTGCATCCAGGCTTACAATGCTTACTTAGTCTTTGTAGGAATTGTAATGTGGGAGCTCTTTGTTCTGTAAATAATTCGTTTGCAGTAAATAGAATGGTGATTAAATCCAAGTCACCAAGTAACTCAATATCATTCATCATCAAGGCATCTTTATTTTGGAAATTTACCATGAATCTTTGACTTCTATCTGCCTGGTATAACCATTTAGTGTTAATTGAAGTCACTAACCTCTGAATGATATCATCCCAGTTGGCTATGTCGATGAGATCAACCTTCATGGTTCCATCAAATGCATTATCGGAGACATTGGCCATGGTGAAAATGTTGGCCAAACTAACCAGTTCACCTCCTGCTCCACCACCTACACATAGTACATGTGAACTGCCTTGTGACAGCAGTTCATATACGGGCTTCAAATGTGTGAATAGCGTCGTGTAACACAGTGACCTGGAAGGTGACCATCTGCTTACATAGGCTGCTCTATTGATCTGATCATCGAAGGCATTAAGGTAGTCTCTGTTGTATAGAAGACCTTTCACAGCCTGTATCTGGCTTTTTAAAGTTTCTTCATTAAGTGGAGataattcattttcaaaagtaGTGGCATATAGATCAACTGTCTCTTGAGGGGGAAGATTTTCACCATCAAATGTAATGGGGAGTTGTTTTGACATAGTTAGTGTATTATCCTGTATACCTATTTTGTCCTTGTTAATATTGCCTTCCCACACTCGATTTGCGATGCCttgtttatatatgattAATTTTTTGGCAGATAAAATATGGGGGAGTTACTTACTCTAACATAAAATTTTCAGCTTCGTAAGtttttaaaatatgatatCGATTAATACtttatttattcaatttaGAACTTTGAGaaactattattattaatttgataaaaaaagattaaTGCTGAATATATATGCTAAAAAAggtgttgaaaaaaaatgcagaAAGATTAATTAAAGATAAAATGTACAAATTAAATTGTTATGATTCtattaattaatttattcctcatcttcttcttcctcctcTGGAGTGACTTGGTAGAAGGCCAATCTGTAAGAGTTAGTCTTGGTGGAGACGAATCTGATCCAGTCTCTCAATtggttcttcttcaagtacTTCTTGGTCAAGTACTTCAAGTACTTACCAGAGAACTTGGTGGTGGAAACAATGGTAACAACGGAACCATCTTCTTCGACAGTGATGGCGTTACCCAAGTTACCGACAACGTTTTCAACCTTGATGTGGTCGATCAAGTACTTGGCGTAAGAAGCTGGGTCGAAGACACCGTTTTCAGTTGGAGCGGAGACGTCAACAGTGAAGGTCTTAACAACCTTTTGCTTTCTAGCGGTCTGTAATAAAGATATTTCTTTCACTTATCTCATTAACATATAACTAGTATCTTCGTTCTGGCTTATTCTACCAAGTTAAAAAAGTATCCGTACAACTTTTACAACTTACAGCGTGAACCAAACTTAGATAATAGCATAAcatgaaataataaaaaaaaattaattgttAGTAACGATAATCTCGTTATTCCATAAAAGGGAAGTATCGCATTTTCTACTGCTATTAACAATCACATCATATTGTGAATTTCTAAAATACAGCAAAAAAACGCATAGTTAGTACAAGCATATTAGAAGCAAAACTAATTGTTCCAACATTACTAAAGTACACAGTCCAAGAACATCTATCCATATCCGAttatatgaatatattcGTTGGAAAATTAGGCTTTTTTTATCTCCATAGTTAAATGGGATTTGTAAATCCGTCCGAGtatagttttttatttcatatCCACATGAGTTTGTCAAAGCAGtattaaatgaaaataaaccCTCCATAAAGTAGTTTCACAGTATTTAAACTGCACATACGTTTGGAGCCATTGTTACTTATTATTTAGTTATTGTGTTGTGGTTTTTCCTGAGAGAGAAGTATAAAATCAACTCGAAAATACGAACTAAAATTGGTGTCAAAGTCATCGAGTCTTTTATACTTTAACTTCCTGGAAGTTTTTCATGAAAAAAGGTTGAAATGGGCCGTTTGTGCGTTTCCcagaaattttgaaaaatttcttccACAAAAAGATAACATGCCAAAAAATTACTCAATTAGGAGATTTATGTTTATATGTGGTGTAGGGAGTTAATAATGCAGTCACAAATCTTTCTGTTAAATATGAGCGTTTCGCATTAAGCCGCAGCTAGTAGCACTAAACAGTATTTATGGCATATAGTATAATCAATAGGCGCCGCTTTTAGATATCTTTTCATGTGCATTCGTTATACTAATTGTTGAGTTCTATGTCTTTATAAAgtttatattctttttagaGTTACATATAAAATGTCAAtgatttaaaaaaaaaactttctATAGTTATGATTGTATATAATGGGATAGAAGGTCCAATAACTAAATTGATTTGTATTACAAGAAAACTTCAGCGTTCAATTCAACGTAGGATGCAGCGTATGGGACCTCAAAGTTGCTCATGACCTCTGGATGTAGGACACCCAAGTGACCGATTTGTTTAGCTTGCTCACCTTCTTTGCTGCGGAACATGATCTTGGCACCTCTGCCTGGGAAGTATGTAGCCAAGGTATCATCTTGCTCAATCCAGTAACCTCTGCCGGTGGAAGCCTTACCGTAGTCGGCAACCCACTGGGTGCGGAAAGTTTGCATGATCTTACCTAGAAGACCTTGAATGATTTCGAAACCGGAGTTCTTACCGGCGTAAATAGCACCCCAGTGACGCTCGTTGTATGACTTTCTCTCTAGAGCCTCATTCTTGAAAACTACATCACCAGTCTCGAAGACCTTGATAGGTAAAGAGTGCtttctgttttctttaACTGTTTTCAGTATACCTGGTAGTAAAGTTGTTCTAACGACCTGGTACTCAAGTGTCTTAGGGTTCTCTAGTTTTACCACTTGCTTACCGTCGTCTTCTAGTCtcaaaaacttgaagttTTCGTCATGAGAACATAGAGTTAGTGGAAGAACTTCTAACCATGAAGCTTGGGAAGAAGCCACACGGAAAATATCTGAAATCTTGTTAATAGGTAGTGGAGAAGCAATGAAGTTAGCATTTGATAGCTTTTCACCCTTTGGCAAGTTGTTGTAACCATAACCAATGGCAGCATCTTCCATGATGTCACATGGATGCAGGACATCTGGTCTTGTGATTGGGATAGTGACGTGTAAAACAGCCTCGTCTGTCTTGGATGCTTCACCATGTAGAGACATCTTCTTTATGCATTGAATGATTTCTTCTGGTGTTTGTTGCAGACCTAGAGCTGAGTTTATGTATGGAATGGAAACATCCATCTTTCTCTCAGAGAAATCAGGAGCCATACGGGACTCACCGTTGTGTTCAGAGACAATTTCAACTGGTTCCACGGTAAATGGTTCGTCACAGTAGCGAGAAAACATGGCTACCATTTGGTTTAGAACGATCTCAGCCTTGGTCTTATCATTGGCGGTAATTTCAATGAAAATGTTCTTGGTCTCCAAGTTGATCTTAGAATGTTCAGAGTTGATCAATGGAGGCAAAGAGCAGACGACATCGTTGGAGTCTAGGATAACTGGGTAGACTGGTGAGTTCTCAATGATATGCACAAATCTACCAATGTTGTTCTTTTGTTCTGGGGTTTTGTAAAATTCAATCAATTCTTCACCATTGAACTTCTTAGTTTGGTTTAGAGGAATGAAGTTAATCTCCTTTGGTGCTAGACCCTTGTAGTAAAATGGTCCTTGAATAGAATCTAAATTGTGGGTACCGATGGCAACCAACGATCTGTTTCTACACAAGTTGGAGTGCAATTTATCCTGCAGGGCGATGAAAGAAGCGTAGTTCTTCTCTGTGAACTTGAAGTTTCTTAGGATCGCAGCAGTTGCGTATGGTCTAACTTGCTCAGTGGACTTTTCTATGTATAGCTTTGTGGTTGGCGCAGTCAACTTGTAAGTAGGAGTGGAGCTTCTACCAAGGTACTCGTTCAAAGATTGGGCAATACCTTCAATACACAACAGATCATAACGGTTGGCACCAATTTCAATCTTTAGCTCTGGTTCTTCACCGGTTTTCAATGCTTCCTCAGTGGTATCTTCATCCAGTTCAATACCGAACTCGAAACACAACTCATCAAACTCATCATTGGTGTAGTTCTTGCCCAGCAGATCAAACAACTGCTGCTTATTCACAGAAACGGTAGGCATCCttaattataatatatctATGGTCTCTAGACAGCCGATCCTCGAATAGCAATCGCTCAGTAATACCGTTGCTATTACTATATACTTCattttgaatgaaaatttttcaaaaatccTCGACggttgaaaaaaaaaatttcaagaacGCGATGAGCTATAGACATAATTGAGGTAAAGCTACAAGTGAGTAATAATGGATTAGCTACATGAAGATGcttgaataaaatatatcacATCGAATAACGTCTGTGCGACCAACGCCCTTCGGCATACTTCTTTTTGCCCATCTTGTTGAAGCTGTGTAGGCGATTCTAGTTGAAGATTAGATTAGACCACAAAAAGATTTCACTGAGTAAAATGCATCAGTATCAATTGTATCATGGACAACTTAACGGTAAAGATTGAATATATGTATAGTTTTATGTAGATAGTATCAGCATCAATAATGTGCCGATAGGCATCAGGTCAGAGAGGGGTGCAAAGGAAGTTAAAAGATAAGGGAAAGAGCTCGTGAGGGAAATTATGAACTTAAATGAGTGAAGAGTGTTGAAACTTGCATTGTCAAGAAGTAGTATTACAGTTAATGTTTAGAAGCGGTATAGGTCGTGCCTTATCTTATCTAAGCAGAACACAAGCTAAGTCACAGCCATATTTGCTAAAGCCCAAGTTAAGGAAGATGGAGACTAGCAACACGAAACCACTTGTCTGGATCGATTGTGAGATGACTGGTCTTGATCATGTCAACGACGAGATTATCGAGATATGCTGTATAGTTACAGATGGTGAACTCAAGAATCTTGACACTGAGACCAAAGAACAATGCTATGAAAGTGTTGTGCATTGCCCCAAGGAGAAGCTAGATGCCATGGACCAATGGTGCTTGGATCACCATGGATCCAGCGGTTTAATGGACAAGGTCCTAGCTAGTAAAAAGACCAAAGAgcaagttgaagaagagctGTTAAATTACTTGCAAAAATGGATCCCTGAGAAGCGTGTTGGGATACTTGCTGGTAACAGTGTTCACATGGACAGATTGTTCATGTTGAAGGACTTCCCAAGAGTTGTACAATACTTACATTACAGAATTGTCGACGTCAGTTCGATCATGGAAGTGGCCAGGAGACACAATCCATCACTAACAGCAGTGGTTCCAAAGAAAGAGGCCGCCCACACCGCCAAGTCCGACATCCTAGAGTCCATCTCCCAGTTACAATGGTACATGGAtcattatttgaagagCGAAGAAGAGACCAAAGAATTCGTGGAGTCACAAAATGAGAAAAGACCTTCTGAGGAGCCTATAGATCAACCACAGAAGAAACAATGTCAATAAAATGCTACTGCtacatatattttatagtTCTAATAGTGTAATTGCTTGCCCTTTTTCATATTATAGAGAAGTCAATAACCCTTTTCGACAATATAAGCACTAAAACCAAGAGCAAATTATAATTAAATAAAGCTAAAATATGACCAACATTAGTTTCAAGATGAACCCATCGATGGTATCGCCCACCATTGTGTATTTGGGTATGACATTATGGTGCATAATATAATGGTGGGGTGTGTTAAAAGGACAACACACCTTCCACGTGAAATGTGTACAAGCGAAGTCTCGAAGGGAATAAATTGCAAAGAGTCAAACTCATTCTTCATTCACATTATTTgcaagtgaaaaaaaaattgtgaaCTGATTGTGATTGTCTTCGAGAGATGATCCAATGGAAGTGATAAATTGTCTCTGTCTCAAGGACTTCGAGAGAATCAGTCACTTGTTATCATCATAAGTGAGTTCACGAAaagaattaaaagaaaaatggcTGTGTGATGGAGTCATTTTGCTGTAGTTTAACTGTGGGCCATATAGGTCTCccttttattatttgccCTGCTTTGCAGAAAAATTTAAGTGATACTGTGTATGTGTAAAGTGTAATAACTTGACTGTGTTTCTCTCATTAATTGTGTAATTAGCTTTGGATTGGCAGAATTAGTATTAATTTCGATTAATAAATTAGTTTTAttgaattaaaaaaaaaaaaattatatataaaggtTAGTGTTTTAAATTTGTGAAACAAGTCTGAAACTACTCTAGCCTTAATTGTAGAAAGAATCGACCATAGATTTATTATCGTTCCCGGAACAATCTAACAACCCCACAAGCTCTTAATATAACCAATCATGCCTTATGCGTTATCTGATAAGCACTTGAAGATGGTCAGTGGCCATCTAAGTGAAACTGACCCTGAAGTTGAACAGATTATCAAGGATGAAGTCGACAGACAAAAGCACTCCATTGACTTGATCGCCTCTGAGAACTTCACCACCACCTCTGTGTTCGATGCTTTGGGAACTCCACTATGTAACAAGTACTCTGAGGGTTACCCAGGTGCTCGTTACTACGGTGGTAACGAACACATTGACCGCATTGAAAGACTGTGTCAACAGAGAGCCTTGGAGGCTTTCCATGTAACTCCAGACAGATGGGGTGTCAATGTTCAGACTTTGTCTGGTTCTCCAGCTAACTTGCAGGTATATCAAGCTTTGATGAAGCCCCACGAAAGATTAATGGGTCTATACTTGCCAGATGGTGGCCATTTGTCCCATGGTTACGCTACTGAGAACAGAAAGATCAGTGCTGTCTCCACCTACTTCGAATCCTTCCCATACAGAGTCAACCCAGAAACTGGTATCATCGACTATGACACCTTGGAGAAGAATGCTATCCTATACAGACCAAAGATTCTAGTTGCTGGTACTTCTGCTTACTGTCGTCTGATCGACTACAAGAGAATGAGAGAGATCGCTGACAAATGTGGTGCTTACTTAATGGTCGACATGGCCCACATTTCCGGTTTGGTCGCCGCTGGTGTCATTCCATCTCCATTCGAATACGCTGACATCGTTACCACTACCACTCACAAGTCTCTAAGAGGTCCTCGTGGTGCAatgatcttcttcagaaGAGGTATCAGATCAGTTAACCAAAAGACTGGTAAGGAAATTCCATATGACTTGGAGAACCCAATTAACTTCTCTGTCTTCCCAGGTCACCAAGGTGGTCCACACAACCATACCATTGCTGCTTTGGCCACCGCACTAAAACAAGCTGCTACTCCAGAGTTCAAGGAATACCAAACTCAAGTTCTAAAGAACGCTAAGGCTCTAGAAAATGAGTTCCAAACTCTAGGTTACAGACTAGTCTCAAACGGTACCGACTCACACATGGTTTTGGTCTCCTTGAGAGAAAAGGGTGTCGATGGTGCTCGTGTTGAATATGTCTGTGAAAAGATTAACATTGCCTTGAACAAGAACTCTATTCCAGGTGATAAGTCAGCTTTGGTCCCAGGTGGTGTACGTATTGGTGCCCCAGCTATGACTACCAGAGGTATGGGCGAAGAAGACTTCCACAGAATTGTACGTTACATTGACCAAGCTGTGAAGTTTGCTGAACAGACCCAGAGCTCTTTGCCAAAGGAAGCCAACAAATTGAAGGACTTCAAGGCCAAGGTCGACGAAATTGCCGACCAACTGGCTccattgaagaaagaaatttacGACTGGACTGCTGAATACCCTCTAGCTGTCTAAGACAATAAATTTCCTTTATTCATGACAACACATACAATCTTAAACTaatgtaaaaataaatacaaataGATTAAAGCACTGTGTATAATAGACAAAgatttcattatcttttaACACTACCTCAAAACTGTAATCAATTAATTTAGAACgtatattaaaaatatgtCGTCAAATGCTGGACTTCCATAAATTACATTCTTTGGATTCAAATAACTAACTGGGTTAGTGTATGCAATACAAATTAAATCTTAGCTATCTACAAAATACTTAAGTTATTTAACTCATGCTAAATAATAATGCAAAGGAAAACTGTACTAGTTAATTCCTATTAAATGTCCACCCATTGATATTACGTAGTTGTCAAGAGAGATATCATCTGGTTTACTGCCGAGCAGGTAATAGAACTTTAGGGTCTGAGATAACCATGTGCTTGGGTATTCACCTTGAGTATGACCTTCCTCTGTCAATTTCCATAAACCTTTAGGACCAGCTGCTTTTAAATCTATCGATCGTTCTAGCTCttcaaataaatcaaaacCCCTGTCCCTCCAAATCGAATCACCAGTGATTCGATACATATgcaaaattgaaagaattgtaTCCGAGGCCAACAGGTGTTTTTGATCCATTTTATTTAGCCATAAAGGCCAATCTGGATGATTTTTCCACTTTTTAGATCCCACATCAATagaatttttatttacatCTTTCAGTAAATGACCTGGGGATTCcttctttgaaaataacaTAACCCTTCTTGAATACTCTTTTTGAGGATCTTTGCTATTGGCTTTCgtatttgaatttttgtCGTTTTTAACTTTAACAGCTAAATGATGGTCTTTATCTGTGTCCACATCTTCCTCATCACTACTTGATGCTATGTCACTTTTGTAGTATCCACCTACTATTTTCTGTATCTTTTCATTCTCATCGAATATACACCGCCCTTCTTTCTCCTTCATTAGACACGGATCAAATAGAATATGACTAGGAGAATAGCCCTTAAATTCCTTAGATAGTTTATAACAACTCTCGGCAAGCTCAGCTGCTATATGATTCACTTCCTTCCCCAATAATTGGAAATCGAAgtccttttctttctcaaacAGCTTTGCACCATAAATCATCATACTAGCAAAAGAACATGCATCTGATTTATGGTCAAACTGCCTTAACATTTCAATCTCCAATTCATTAGAAGTCGGGATATATCTCGTATATGTTTCGATTGAacttaaaaataaaggTGCTTCACCATTATCCAATTTCAATGGAGTAATGGGTCTGTAAATCATTAAGTCGCGGACGTGCTGCATCAAGCCAAAAAATAATCCTTTGGAAGATAATAACCGAACATCGTTTTTTTCCTGCAGCAAAGAATTGTCCTCCTTTGAAGCTACTATCTTATCTCTTTTTCCAATGACaccatcttcttcctcaAAGGTAATCTCGTGTAACCTTAATATATCATGATTTTTCAACATCGGCATAATCTTtattaaattttgatatagaGGTATAGTGGTTCCATCAAGTGTAATAAcctgttttcttttttgcgTTTTGATTACTTTGTCAACATCCCTCACAACTTTTACCTCCGATCTTGCAAGACCATTCGTTTGCTTACAGAATGCAAACTTAtaattttcatcaatggttttcaaaatattggatTTTAGGTGCTTGCCTTGTTTGATTTCATCATCTGTCAAAAGTTCACATCCAGAAGGATCCACAATATTTGGGAAGAGATAGTTAATAGCAAATTGATCTGTAGATTCGGCAATTGTCTTATAAATATGGTATGCAGCGTTGAAGTATTTATCCTCCTTTAAAAGGTGCGTCAGTCTTACAAACTCAACGGTCATGGATGTCAGCCTTGCTGGATTAATTTCTCTGTAAGGAAATCTATTTACCAATTTCGAGTTAACAGGGTAATCTATTAGCGGCAACCCATTTGGTGTGTCAAAAATTGTCAGAAGGTAGTCAGCAAGGTCTCGTGCTTTGTTCAGTAAGACTTGGTTTTTGGAAAGATCAAACGCGGAGATCATACTCGAAAGCACACGTTGAGAAATGTCTGCTACGTCAATAAATGTTATTTCGTCTTCTTTCATCGATATAGTAGGgtttttaaaattaatCTTAGCTATCACGTTATCAACCAgatcatcaaattcattcGTCAAATTCATAATGTGCAGTGTGTCTAGGGTGTCGATGAGGTCAATTGGCCAGTTCAATGGGTTTTCATACAAGTTTTTCTGATTCTTCAATTGGCTATACGATTTCAAGAAGAGGTTTCGTACTCTATCCAGCATATCATGCGCGGCACCTTCTTGTACAAGCTTGTCTGATTGAATAGGTGCGACCTTCTCTGAGCTTATCATGTGTACTGGCACTTCGACCTTATTAAGCACTGGGTATATCCTTGCGCCCATCCTGCCTTTGCTAGTCAGCAGCCGTGGGTCCTGAAACGGATCGATGTCCTTGTTCGAGACTAGTAGCGGGTAGAACCTGTTCTTGTCCAGCAGGTCATCGACTGACAGTTCTTCGTGAGTTCCCTTCGCGCTTGTTTGCAAAGTCTCGACTGTGGTAGGGACGTGGTTTGTCTCGGCGAAGGAGTTCAGGATGTCTATCTCGTTGCGGAACGTGTAGTAGAACAGCAGCACAATGGTTATGGACAGCGGCAGCACGTTCTTCAGCCGTCGGAACAGCGACTTGTGCAGTGC
It includes:
- the SHM2 gene encoding glycine hydroxymethyltransferase SHM2 (CAGL0F01749g~Putative serine hydroxymethyltransferase; protein differentially expressed in azole resistant strain); amino-acid sequence: MPYALSDKHLKMVSGHLSETDPEVEQIIKDEVDRQKHSIDLIASENFTTTSVFDALGTPLCNKYSEGYPGARYYGGNEHIDRIERLCQQRALEAFHVTPDRWGVNVQTLSGSPANLQVYQALMKPHERLMGLYLPDGGHLSHGYATENRKISAVSTYFESFPYRVNPETGIIDYDTLEKNAILYRPKILVAGTSAYCRLIDYKRMREIADKCGAYLMVDMAHISGLVAAGVIPSPFEYADIVTTTTHKSLRGPRGAMIFFRRGIRSVNQKTGKEIPYDLENPINFSVFPGHQGGPHNHTIAALATALKQAATPEFKEYQTQVLKNAKALENEFQTLGYRLVSNGTDSHMVLVSLREKGVDGARVEYVCEKINIALNKNSIPGDKSALVPGGVRIGAPAMTTRGMGEEDFHRIVRYIDQAVKFAEQTQSSLPKEANKLKDFKAKVDEIADQLAPLKKEIYDWTAEYPLAV
- the MNL2 gene encoding putative mannosidase MNL2 (CAGL0F01771g~Ortholog(s) have role in ubiquitin-dependent ERAD pathway and endoplasmic reticulum localization), giving the protein MALHKSLFRRLKNVLPLSITIVLLFYYTFRNEIDILNSFAETNHVPTTVETLQTSAKGTHEELSVDDLLDKNRFYPLLVSNKDIDPFQDPRLLTSKGRMGARIYPVLNKVEVPVHMISSEKVAPIQSDKLVQEGAAHDMLDRVRNLFLKSYSQLKNQKNLYENPLNWPIDLIDTLDTLHIMNLTNEFDDLVDNVIAKINFKNPTISMKEDEITFIDVADISQRVLSSMISAFDLSKNQVLLNKARDLADYLLTIFDTPNGLPLIDYPVNSKLVNRFPYREINPARLTSMTVEFVRLTHLLKEDKYFNAAYHIYKTIAESTDQFAINYLFPNIVDPSGCELLTDDEIKQGKHLKSNILKTIDENYKFAFCKQTNGLARSEVKVVRDVDKVIKTQKRKQVITLDGTTIPLYQNLIKIMPMLKNHDILRLHEITFEEEDGVIGKRDKIVASKEDNSLLQEKNDVRLLSSKGLFFGLMQHVRDLMIYRPITPLKLDNGEAPLFLSSIETYTRYIPTSNELEIEMLRQFDHKSDACSFASMMIYGAKLFEKEKDFDFQLLGKEVNHIAAELAESCYKLSKEFKGYSPSHILFDPCLMKEKEGRCIFDENEKIQKIVGGYYKSDIASSSDEEDVDTDKDHHLAVKVKNDKNSNTKANSKDPQKEYSRRVMLFSKKESPGHLLKDVNKNSIDVGSKKWKNHPDWPLWLNKMDQKHLLASDTILSILHMYRITGDSIWRDRGFDLFEELERSIDLKAAGPKGLWKLTEEGHTQGEYPSTWLSQTLKFYYLLGSKPDDISLDNYVISMGGHLIGIN